A stretch of the Archangium violaceum genome encodes the following:
- a CDS encoding response regulator — protein sequence MTELKRVLLVEDSPNDAELTLEAFAESGLANEVVWVRDGREALDYLYKEGTFAERPDGLPAVVLLDLKMPKVDGLQVLEQIKTNSQLKTVPVVMLTSSREEADLARSYGLGVNAYVVKPVGFPEFVKALKDLGLFWAVVNEPPPGSLRRSNLS from the coding sequence ATGACGGAGCTCAAGCGGGTGCTTCTCGTGGAGGACAGCCCCAATGACGCAGAGCTGACGTTGGAGGCATTCGCGGAGAGCGGGCTGGCTAACGAGGTGGTGTGGGTTCGGGATGGCCGGGAGGCGCTCGACTACCTCTACAAGGAAGGCACATTCGCCGAGCGACCCGACGGGCTACCGGCCGTGGTCCTGCTGGATTTGAAGATGCCCAAGGTGGATGGGCTGCAGGTGCTCGAGCAGATCAAGACGAACTCGCAGCTCAAGACGGTTCCGGTGGTGATGCTCACCAGCAGTCGGGAGGAGGCAGATCTGGCGCGCTCCTACGGTCTGGGCGTCAACGCCTACGTGGTGAAGCCAGTGGGTTTTCCTGAGTTCGTCAAGGCCTTGAAGGATCTGGGGCTGTTCTGGGCGGTGGTGAACGAGCCGCCTCCAGGCTCGCTCCGGAGGTCCAACCTTTCGTGA
- a CDS encoding pyridoxal phosphate-dependent aminotransferase, with protein MSDDLSLPAFRTVPRTGVIYVTAEAMRRGYRGGDPEWCNLGQGQPETGDLPNAPPRVGSVTVDVNDLEYAPVAGLWEVRETIAALYNRLYRRGLPSQYSAENVSLSGGGRAALTRAAASLGSVNLGHFLPDYTAYEELLDVFKAFTAIPILLEGERGYAFTHEDLRREVQGRGLSALLFSNPCNPTGKLVQGDELARWVSVARELECTLLIDEFYSHYIWTGRPGQLPVESAARYVEDVNKDPLVLFDGFTKNWRYPGWRMTWTLGPRQVIEAVSSAGSFLDGGGSRPLQRAAIPLLEEQHVVKETLAINHHFREKRDRFHSRLERLGIRTDRTPDGTFYIWGNVSGLPPPLNDGMGFFRAALEQKIITVPGEFFDVNPGKRRARPSRFRNYVRLSFGPSMEVLDKALGRLEALVLRHTSA; from the coding sequence GTGAGCGACGACCTCTCCCTGCCAGCGTTCCGCACCGTGCCGCGCACGGGCGTCATCTACGTCACCGCCGAGGCCATGCGCCGGGGCTACCGGGGCGGCGACCCCGAATGGTGCAACCTCGGCCAGGGGCAACCCGAGACGGGGGACCTGCCCAACGCCCCCCCTCGCGTCGGCAGCGTCACGGTGGACGTGAACGACCTCGAGTACGCCCCCGTGGCCGGCCTCTGGGAAGTCCGAGAGACCATCGCCGCCCTCTACAACCGGCTGTACCGGCGCGGCCTGCCGAGCCAGTACAGCGCGGAGAACGTCTCCCTCTCCGGCGGTGGCCGCGCCGCCCTCACCCGCGCCGCCGCCAGCCTCGGCTCCGTCAACCTCGGCCACTTCCTCCCGGACTACACCGCCTACGAGGAGCTGCTGGACGTCTTCAAGGCCTTCACCGCCATCCCCATCCTCCTCGAGGGCGAGCGCGGCTACGCCTTCACCCACGAGGACCTTCGCCGCGAGGTGCAGGGCCGCGGCCTCTCCGCCCTCCTCTTCTCCAACCCCTGCAATCCCACCGGCAAGCTCGTGCAGGGCGACGAGCTGGCGCGCTGGGTGTCCGTCGCCCGCGAGCTCGAGTGCACCCTGCTCATCGACGAGTTCTACTCGCACTACATCTGGACGGGCCGCCCCGGTCAGCTCCCCGTGGAGAGCGCCGCCCGCTACGTGGAGGACGTCAACAAGGATCCCCTCGTCCTCTTCGACGGCTTCACCAAGAACTGGCGCTACCCGGGCTGGCGCATGACGTGGACGTTGGGCCCCCGCCAGGTCATCGAGGCCGTGTCCAGCGCGGGCAGCTTCCTCGATGGTGGCGGCAGCCGTCCCCTGCAGCGCGCCGCGATTCCCCTGCTGGAAGAGCAGCACGTGGTGAAGGAGACGCTCGCCATCAACCACCACTTCCGAGAGAAGCGCGACCGCTTCCACTCGCGTCTGGAGCGGCTCGGCATCCGCACGGACCGGACTCCCGATGGCACCTTCTACATCTGGGGCAACGTGTCCGGCCTGCCCCCGCCCCTCAATGATGGCATGGGCTTCTTCCGCGCCGCGCTCGAGCAGAAGATCATCACCGTCCCCGGCGAGTTCTTCGACGTGAACCCCGGCAAGCGCCGCGCCCGCCCCTCGCGATTCCGCAACTACGTGCGTCTGTCCTTCGGCCCCTCCATGGAGGTGCTGGACAAGGCCCTGGGCCGGCTGGAGGCCCTGGTGCTGCGCCACACGAGCGCGTAG
- a CDS encoding PLP-dependent aminotransferase family protein, with amino-acid sequence MLRTWKLTLEVDPSSPVPLFVQLARAVIRDIERGRLSPGDALPGTRALAVSLGIHRNTVDAAYRELVQQGWACAEPSRGTFISQALPVATPKGFGGSPRQRMPARPGFSLPREELSLEWASPAPKGVLVFNDGAPDVRLAPAVALSRAFRRVLTGRARTALGVGDARGEPGLREALAGMLSRTRGLAAGADDVLVTRGSQMALFLVARALLRPGDAVAVEGLGYRPAWDALRLAGARLVGLPVDAQGMRVDALQALMAKQPVRAVYVTPHHQYPTTVTLTAARRMELLRLATEARVAVVEDDYDHEFHYEGRPVLPLASSDRAGCVVYVGSLSKLIAPGLRLGYVVAPAPLVRALSALRTVVDRQGDAPLERALVELLEEGELQRHARRARREYHARRDALAEALREELGGSVDFEVPAGGLALWARVDEALDVSAWAERAASRGVLVTPGHAFALEGRGPAAFRLGFASLTPQELREGVRRLALARPRRS; translated from the coding sequence GTGCTGCGTACCTGGAAGCTCACCCTGGAAGTCGATCCGTCCTCGCCCGTGCCGCTCTTCGTCCAGCTCGCGCGCGCGGTCATCCGAGACATCGAGCGGGGGCGGTTGTCCCCAGGAGATGCTCTCCCCGGGACGCGGGCACTGGCCGTCTCCCTGGGGATTCATCGCAACACGGTGGACGCCGCCTATCGCGAGCTCGTCCAACAGGGCTGGGCGTGCGCCGAGCCTTCCCGCGGCACCTTCATCTCCCAGGCGCTCCCCGTGGCGACGCCGAAGGGGTTCGGTGGCTCGCCCCGGCAGCGGATGCCCGCGCGGCCGGGCTTCTCCCTTCCGCGAGAGGAGCTGTCTCTCGAGTGGGCGTCACCCGCTCCCAAGGGGGTGCTGGTGTTCAACGATGGCGCCCCCGACGTGCGTCTGGCGCCAGCGGTGGCCCTGTCGCGTGCCTTCCGTCGGGTCCTCACGGGCCGCGCCCGAACGGCGCTGGGCGTGGGAGATGCGCGCGGAGAGCCCGGATTGCGCGAGGCGCTCGCGGGGATGCTCAGCCGCACACGGGGCCTCGCCGCGGGGGCGGATGACGTGCTCGTCACGCGGGGAAGCCAGATGGCGCTCTTCCTCGTGGCGCGTGCCCTCCTCCGCCCGGGAGATGCCGTGGCCGTGGAGGGGCTCGGGTATCGGCCCGCGTGGGACGCGCTGCGGCTGGCGGGCGCCCGGCTCGTGGGGCTCCCGGTGGATGCGCAGGGCATGAGGGTGGACGCGCTCCAGGCGTTGATGGCGAAGCAGCCGGTGCGTGCCGTCTATGTGACGCCCCATCACCAGTACCCCACCACCGTCACCCTCACCGCCGCTCGGAGGATGGAGTTGCTGCGCCTGGCCACCGAGGCGCGCGTGGCGGTGGTGGAGGACGACTATGACCACGAGTTCCACTACGAGGGCAGGCCCGTCCTTCCCCTGGCGAGCTCGGACCGGGCCGGGTGTGTCGTCTACGTGGGCTCGCTCTCCAAGCTGATCGCTCCGGGGTTGAGGCTTGGCTACGTGGTGGCTCCCGCGCCGCTGGTGCGTGCCCTGTCGGCCCTTCGGACGGTGGTGGATCGCCAGGGGGATGCGCCGCTGGAGCGGGCCCTGGTGGAGTTGCTGGAGGAGGGGGAGTTGCAGCGGCATGCCCGCAGGGCCCGCCGGGAGTACCACGCCCGGCGGGATGCGCTGGCGGAAGCGCTGCGCGAGGAGCTGGGAGGCTCCGTGGACTTCGAGGTGCCGGCGGGTGGGCTCGCGCTCTGGGCCCGGGTGGACGAGGCTCTCGATGTGAGCGCCTGGGCGGAGCGCGCGGCCTCGCGCGGTGTGCTCGTCACCCCGGGTCATGCCTTCGCGCTCGAGGGGAGGGGCCCGGCGGCCTTCCGCTTGGGCTTCGCCTCGCTGACGCCCCAGGAGTTGCGCGAGGGCGTGCGGCGCCTGGCCCTCGCCCGCCCGCGGCGGAGCTGA
- a CDS encoding cupin domain-containing protein — MSQTVSTQSTRYHSADFDKTPPRPRVVIPDKLFHPAVESAGQNEGYSKERKHPVFFVDLPSHALSMTIGWLEPGQSSNRHRHTYETVLYVLEGEGYSDIQGKRIPWKQGDALYIPVWAWHNHVNTHPTQRARYLACENAPMLQNMGGIALREEVPEKGQKPVREDEEEG, encoded by the coding sequence ATGAGCCAGACCGTGAGCACCCAGAGCACGAGGTACCACTCCGCCGATTTCGACAAGACGCCCCCACGCCCGCGCGTGGTGATCCCCGACAAGCTCTTCCACCCCGCAGTGGAGAGCGCAGGCCAGAACGAGGGCTACTCGAAGGAGCGCAAGCACCCCGTCTTCTTCGTGGACCTGCCCTCGCACGCCCTCAGCATGACGATCGGCTGGCTGGAGCCGGGCCAGTCCTCCAACAGGCACCGCCACACGTACGAGACGGTCCTCTACGTGCTCGAGGGAGAGGGGTACTCGGACATCCAGGGCAAGCGCATTCCCTGGAAGCAGGGCGACGCGCTCTACATCCCCGTGTGGGCCTGGCACAACCACGTCAACACCCACCCCACGCAACGCGCGCGCTACCTGGCCTGCGAGAACGCGCCCATGCTCCAGAACATGGGAGGCATCGCCCTGCGCGAGGAGGTCCCGGAGAAGGGTCAGAAGCCGGTCCGCGAGGACGAGGAGGAGGGCTGA
- a CDS encoding dihydrodipicolinate synthase family protein, producing the protein MNRHVPLRGIIGYTLTPFRTDGKVDLDKLRTLTGRMVDSGVHAIAPLGSTGSLPYLDDEEREAVAEATVKVVGGRVPVMVGVSSLTTERTLHHARFAERVGADAVMIIPMSYWKLTEEEIFRHFDTVARAISLPIMAYNNPATGGLDMTPEFLARLLEIPNVTMVKESTGDVGRMHRLRQVAGEEVAFFNGSNPLALAAFAAGARGWCTAAAHLIPELTLELYRQVVEKANLVEARKVFQQQLPLLQFIVKGGLPRTVSAGLELLGTEMGPLRAPLLPLPRPEVEALRRILASARPTRP; encoded by the coding sequence ATGAACCGTCACGTTCCGCTGCGCGGCATCATCGGCTACACCCTCACGCCCTTCCGCACCGACGGGAAGGTGGACCTCGACAAGCTCCGGACGCTCACCGGGCGAATGGTGGACTCGGGCGTCCATGCCATCGCCCCGCTCGGGAGCACGGGCAGCCTGCCCTATCTGGACGACGAGGAGCGCGAGGCCGTCGCCGAGGCGACCGTGAAGGTCGTGGGTGGCCGAGTCCCGGTAATGGTCGGCGTCTCGAGCCTCACCACCGAGCGAACCCTCCACCACGCCCGCTTCGCCGAGCGCGTGGGCGCGGATGCCGTGATGATCATCCCGATGAGCTACTGGAAGCTCACCGAGGAGGAAATCTTCCGGCACTTCGACACGGTGGCCCGAGCCATCTCCCTCCCCATCATGGCCTACAACAACCCGGCCACCGGCGGACTGGACATGACGCCGGAGTTCCTCGCGCGGCTGCTGGAGATTCCCAACGTCACCATGGTGAAGGAGAGCACGGGAGACGTCGGGAGGATGCACCGCCTGCGGCAGGTGGCGGGTGAGGAGGTGGCCTTCTTCAACGGCTCCAACCCGCTCGCCCTCGCGGCCTTCGCGGCGGGAGCCCGGGGCTGGTGCACCGCCGCGGCGCACCTCATCCCCGAGCTCACCCTGGAGCTGTACCGGCAGGTGGTGGAGAAGGCCAACCTCGTGGAGGCACGCAAGGTGTTCCAGCAGCAGCTCCCGCTCCTCCAGTTCATCGTGAAGGGAGGACTGCCACGCACGGTGTCCGCGGGCCTGGAGCTGCTCGGGACGGAGATGGGGCCCCTGCGCGCGCCCCTCCTCCCGCTCCCCAGGCCGGAAGTGGAAGCACTGCGGCGCATCCTCGCGTCCGCTCGGCCAACACGTCCCTGA